Proteins from a single region of Mycobacteriales bacterium:
- a CDS encoding glycosyltransferase family 4 protein produces the protein MRVLLVHDEPVDAGYGAEAYVRRLAAGLRAAGDTVEVLAGERRHRGLAKTLDVWDPVARRLVAGRVRTFQPDLVHHHNVSRELSASVVGVCGVPEVMTLHDRRLFGAREHSPASPKRVVEALGARAVLRAARRGLSATIGVSEEVSRLARDAELPAVSTVGVPAADPVGVLVPAAQCRDLLVTARLAPDKGVDVIVDAFARLGEAAAASRLLIAGAGPDEAALRRRARPLGSRVEFLGWLDETELSGLLGRVRAVVVASVPRRRPEGSSLAAVEAARHRRAVVGCDDPAVAEVVRALGAGPVVPAGDVGALAEALRALLADDAAVARYADAAAAAARAHSVEAVAERTREVYRQALAEGPRRRA, from the coding sequence GTGAGGGTGCTGCTCGTCCACGACGAACCCGTCGACGCCGGGTACGGCGCCGAGGCCTACGTACGCCGGCTCGCCGCGGGGCTTCGGGCAGCCGGTGACACGGTGGAGGTCCTCGCCGGTGAGCGCCGTCATCGCGGTCTGGCGAAGACCCTCGACGTCTGGGATCCCGTGGCGCGCCGCCTGGTCGCCGGCCGGGTGCGGACCTTCCAGCCCGATCTCGTCCACCATCACAACGTCAGCCGCGAGCTGTCCGCGAGCGTGGTGGGCGTCTGCGGCGTACCCGAGGTCATGACGCTGCACGACCGTCGGCTCTTCGGCGCGCGCGAGCACTCGCCGGCTTCCCCCAAGCGGGTCGTCGAGGCGCTCGGTGCGCGCGCTGTGCTGCGCGCGGCCCGCCGCGGCCTCAGCGCCACCATCGGCGTCAGCGAGGAAGTGTCGAGACTCGCCCGTGACGCCGAGCTGCCTGCCGTGTCGACAGTCGGGGTGCCGGCCGCTGATCCGGTCGGCGTGCTGGTTCCGGCGGCGCAGTGCCGCGACCTGCTGGTGACGGCCCGCCTGGCGCCGGACAAGGGTGTGGACGTGATCGTCGACGCGTTCGCCCGCCTCGGCGAGGCTGCGGCGGCCAGCCGCCTGCTGATTGCCGGCGCCGGTCCGGACGAAGCGGCGCTGCGCCGACGAGCCCGGCCGCTCGGCAGCCGGGTCGAGTTCCTCGGCTGGCTCGACGAGACCGAGCTGTCCGGGCTGCTCGGCCGGGTACGCGCCGTCGTCGTGGCCTCGGTGCCCCGCCGGCGCCCGGAAGGGTCGTCGCTGGCCGCAGTGGAGGCAGCCCGGCATCGCCGGGCGGTCGTGGGCTGCGACGACCCGGCCGTCGCCGAAGTCGTGCGGGCGCTCGGCGCCGGGCCCGTCGTACCGGCGGGCGACGTGGGTGCGCTGGCAGAGGCGTTGCGTGCGCTGCTCGCCGACGACGCGGCCGTGGCGCGGTACGCCGACGCGGCGGCGGCCGCGGCGCGCGCCCATTCCGTCGAGGCCGTGGCCGAACGCACCCGTGAGGTCTACCGGCAGGCGCTCGCCGAGGGGCCGCGTCGCCGTGCGTGA
- a CDS encoding glycosyltransferase, with translation MREPLSVVVPTRDRPAMLDRCLAALRAELTDADEIVVVDSASADAAAVAAAAARAGARLVRSDRAGASLARNAGWRAAAHDLVGFVDDDVRVRAGWAAGLVAAFSDDSVAFVTGRVVVPDAQAAAERPVAVSSRTSRERLHPGLAGDLGASANLAVRRSALERVGGFDETLGPGTWACSAEDLDLFDRLFRCGFAGLFEPDALAEHDQWRSRPQLIQLDWRYGKGMGVRIARLARWDRPRARRLLREAVIEQGLRPVLDDLRHGYEFGAITVATRTLGTLLGLVVGTGGAWVGRAGRRGQADRGEREV, from the coding sequence GTGCGTGAACCGCTGTCCGTCGTCGTCCCCACCCGGGACCGCCCGGCCATGCTCGACCGCTGCCTGGCCGCATTGCGGGCTGAGCTGACCGACGCCGACGAGATCGTCGTCGTCGACTCCGCCTCCGCCGACGCTGCGGCCGTGGCTGCTGCGGCGGCTCGGGCGGGTGCCCGGCTGGTGCGCAGTGACCGGGCCGGCGCGAGCCTCGCCCGCAACGCCGGGTGGCGGGCTGCCGCACATGACCTGGTCGGCTTCGTCGACGACGACGTGCGCGTGCGGGCGGGCTGGGCGGCCGGGCTCGTCGCGGCGTTCTCCGACGACTCGGTCGCCTTCGTGACCGGTCGGGTCGTCGTACCCGACGCCCAGGCGGCCGCCGAGCGGCCGGTTGCGGTCAGCAGCCGGACCTCCCGGGAGCGGCTGCACCCCGGTCTGGCCGGCGACCTCGGCGCGAGCGCGAACCTCGCCGTACGCCGGTCCGCGCTGGAGCGGGTCGGCGGGTTCGACGAGACCCTCGGGCCGGGGACCTGGGCGTGCAGCGCCGAGGACCTCGACCTGTTCGACCGGCTGTTCCGGTGCGGATTCGCTGGTTTGTTCGAACCGGACGCGCTTGCCGAGCACGACCAGTGGCGATCCCGCCCGCAACTGATCCAGCTCGACTGGCGTTATGGGAAGGGAATGGGCGTGCGCATCGCCAGACTGGCGCGCTGGGACCGCCCGCGAGCGAGGCGACTGTTGCGCGAGGCGGTCATCGAACAGGGGCTGAGGCCGGTGTTAGATGATCTCCGGCACGGCTACGAGTTCGGCGCGATCACGGTCGCAACCCGTACCCTGGGTACGTTGCTGGGCCTGGTGGTGGGCACGGGCGGGGCGTGGGTAGGACGAGCGGGACGTCGCGGACAGGCGGATCGGGGCGAGCGAGAGGTATGA